The proteins below come from a single Mya arenaria isolate MELC-2E11 chromosome 6, ASM2691426v1 genomic window:
- the LOC128236989 gene encoding uncharacterized protein LOC128236989, protein MKVKLMANSDPELKASLRKKKAEEMKRYRQRKKMKTTCSSEDPGVKKSKKPALEEKKKKAVKRTQAWRMRIKLKSPTIPIVNTVDENDSHGESRQNKSNLSRATVYRRAQMVKGILPRTPKKKAAILKKLIESPSTSKVLSDQGVTMTPACKKKLEVADAIMNSLKESISEVNIGVRKDREKKHAYDVIRESVLRKYKKITVSKYFNVSYKTRNMRNEWWKKKQRKTRCDVISDHVKQSVKEFYLSAEISRGAIQT, encoded by the coding sequence ATGAAAGTGAAACTCATGGCCAATTCAGATCCTGAATTAAAAGCCTccttaagaaagaaaaaagctgAAGAAATGAAAAGATACAGACAgagaaaaaagatgaaaacaacaTGTTCTTCTGAAGATCCTGGTGTTAAAAAGAGTAAGAAACCGGCtctggaagaaaaaaagaaaaaagctgtGAAGCGAACACAAGCCTGGAGAATGCGAATTAAACTTAAGTCTCCTACAATTCCAATTGTTAACACAGTTGATGAAAATGACAGTCATGGAGAAAGCAGACAGAACAAAAGTAACTTATCCCGTGCAACAGTATACAGACGAGCGCAAATGGTGAAAGGCATTCTGCCTAGGACACCAAAGAAGAAAGCCGCCATTTTAAAGAAGCTTATTGAGTCACCTTCAACATCCAAAGTACTTTCTGACCAAGGAGTAACAATGACACCAGCTTGTAAGAAGAAACTTGAAGTAGCAGATGCTATAATGAATTCCTTGAAAGAAAGTATTTCCGAAGTAAACATTGGTGTTCGAAAAGACAGAGAAAAGAAACATGCATATGATGTAATACGTGAATCAGTACTAAGGAAATACAAAAAGATCACagttagtaaatatttcaatgtgtcTTACAAGACAAGGAATATGAGAAATGAATGGTGGAAAAAGAAACAGAGAAAAACAAGATGTGATGTGATAAGTGATCATGTGAAACAATCAGTGAAAGAGTTCTACCTGAGTGCTGAAATTAGCAGAGGTGCCATCCAAACGTGA